A portion of the Candidatus Macondimonas diazotrophica genome contains these proteins:
- a CDS encoding RtcB family protein, translating into MPGIVEAAYALPDAHWGYGFPIGGGAAFGPAEGGVISAGGVGCDIVCGVRLLRTGLIRAELEPVVRTARADARFATIPVGLGRGGALLWMPCWRRRMSQHEAVRRWQERAVVDDLADRGVLIHSPSLRGMAEEAPGLIRNVARLLPRICIQGWECPGRFR; encoded by the coding sequence CTGCCCGGAATCGTCGAAGCGGCCTATGCGCTGCCCGATGCCCACTGGGGTTATGGCTTTCCGATTGGTGGGGGTGCGGCCTTCGGTCCGGCCGAGGGCGGCGTGATCTCCGCCGGTGGAGTGGGTTGCGATATTGTCTGTGGGGTACGCCTGCTGCGCACCGGTCTCATACGTGCCGAGCTGGAGCCGGTCGTCCGCACTGCGCGGGCCGATGCGCGGTTTGCAACCATCCCGGTGGGGCTCGGCCGTGGTGGGGCGCTGCTCTGGATGCCATGCTGGCGGCGGCGCATGAGCCAGCATGAGGCGGTGCGCCGCTGGCAGGAGCGGGCCGTGGTCGACGATTTGGCCGACCGCGGCGTTCTGATTCACAGTCCGTCACTGCGCGGTATGGCCGAAGAAGCGCCCGGTTTGATCCGCAACGTCGCTCGTCTTTTGCCGCGGATCTGCATCCAGGGGTGGGAGTGTCCGGGGAGATTCCGGTGA
- a CDS encoding DNA polymerase IV, giving the protein MRSSEADGGVRRILHVDMDAFFAAVEVLRHPALAGKPLVIGGRGDPFARGVVSTASYEARRFGVHSAMPLRMAHERCPQAVFLPVDYREYARVSARIKAILRQFSPQLEDVGIDEAYLDVSQLTDPSSRLARAIKQRILTEIGLTCSIGIAPNKLLAKIASDLEKPDGVTVLTEVDVATRIWPLPVRKLQGVGPVTERRLEAIDIHTIGELAATPQARLAALFGPAHGRFLWRSAQGEDDRTVVTHREPKSHSREVTFQADVGDRQTLLRALAGLSERVAEELRAAGRSGSTVGIKLRFADFETRTRVRTLAVPTHAGTAIFAGARACLDRIDLDRKVRLLGVRVGELRIDQTRALETAAHVAEGQMLTLDFGHPDDPAV; this is encoded by the coding sequence GTGAGATCATCCGAGGCGGACGGGGGCGTCCGGCGCATTCTGCACGTCGACATGGACGCGTTCTTCGCCGCGGTCGAGGTGCTTCGCCATCCCGCGCTTGCCGGCAAGCCGCTGGTCATCGGTGGGCGCGGTGATCCGTTTGCGCGCGGGGTGGTGTCGACAGCGTCCTATGAGGCGCGCCGGTTCGGTGTCCATTCGGCGATGCCGCTGCGTATGGCGCACGAACGGTGCCCGCAGGCCGTTTTCCTGCCCGTGGACTACCGCGAGTACGCCCGCGTTTCGGCGCGGATCAAAGCGATCCTCCGGCAGTTTTCACCGCAGTTGGAGGATGTGGGTATCGATGAGGCCTACCTCGACGTGTCGCAGCTGACGGATCCGTCATCGCGCCTCGCCCGGGCGATCAAGCAGCGCATCTTGACCGAAATCGGCCTCACCTGTTCGATCGGAATCGCGCCCAACAAGCTGTTGGCCAAGATCGCTTCGGATCTGGAGAAACCCGATGGCGTGACGGTATTGACCGAGGTCGATGTCGCCACCCGGATCTGGCCATTGCCGGTGCGCAAGCTGCAGGGCGTGGGGCCCGTTACCGAACGACGCCTCGAGGCGATCGATATCCACACCATCGGCGAGCTGGCGGCCACCCCTCAAGCGCGTCTGGCGGCCCTGTTCGGCCCGGCCCACGGCCGCTTCCTGTGGCGATCTGCGCAAGGCGAGGACGATCGCACGGTCGTGACCCATCGCGAACCCAAGTCACACAGCCGGGAAGTCACGTTTCAGGCTGATGTCGGGGACCGGCAGACCTTGTTGCGGGCCTTGGCGGGCCTGTCGGAACGGGTGGCCGAAGAGCTCCGTGCAGCGGGCCGGAGCGGGAGCACGGTGGGAATCAAGCTGCGTTTTGCCGATTTCGAGACCCGTACCCGAGTCCGGACACTGGCCGTGCCCACACACGCCGGCACGGCTATCTTCGCCGGGGCCCGCGCGTGCCTGGATCGCATTGACCTGGATCGCAAGGTGCGGTTGCTGGGCGTGCGGGTGGGCGAGCTGCGTATCGATCAAACCCGGGCCCTTGAGACGGCGGCTCATGTCGCCGAGGGACAGATGCTCACGCTCGACTTCGGTCATCCAGACGATCCGGCGGTTTAA
- the rpmB gene encoding 50S ribosomal protein L28, which yields MSRVCQVTGKRPITGNNVSHANNRTKRRFLPNLHEQRFWVDSEQRFVRLRVSTKGIRIIDKLGIDAVLADIRKRGEKV from the coding sequence ATGTCCCGAGTTTGCCAGGTTACCGGGAAGCGCCCCATCACTGGAAACAACGTTTCCCATGCCAATAACAGGACCAAGCGCCGGTTTTTGCCCAACCTGCATGAGCAGCGCTTCTGGGTCGATTCCGAGCAGCGTTTTGTGCGTCTGCGCGTCTCCACCAAGGGCATCCGCATCATCGACAAGCTGGGAATCGATGCCGTTCTGGCGGATATCCGCAAGCGTGGCGAGAAAGTGTGA
- the rpmG gene encoding 50S ribosomal protein L33, protein MRDKIKLVSTAGTGHFYTTTKNKRTKPEKMEIKKFDPVVRQHVLYKEAKIK, encoded by the coding sequence ATGCGTGACAAGATCAAATTGGTTTCGACTGCCGGTACCGGTCATTTCTATACCACCACGAAGAACAAGCGCACCAAGCCGGAAAAGATGGAGATCAAGAAGTTCGATCCCGTCGTTCGGCAGCACGTGCTCTACAAGGAAGCCAAGATCAAGTGA
- the mutM gene encoding bifunctional DNA-formamidopyrimidine glycosylase/DNA-(apurinic or apyrimidinic site) lyase, with translation MPELPEVETTRRGIAAQVIGCRIVQVLVRQSALRWPVPDLPLHLAEQRIEAIGRRGKYLLFTFADGTMLIHLGMSGSLRLVPVGTPAMTHDHVEWQLDNGWTLRFNDPRRFGAVLWTDAPVEEHPLIRHLGPEPLSAAFNADYLRAVTRDRSAAIKTVLMDSRVVVGVGNIYANEALFRAGIHPARAARRIGWIRQQHLVGSIRHVLAEAIAAGGTTLRDFVGSDGRPGYFAQQLSVYGRVQAPCRQCATPIRQFRQAQRSSYFCPRCQR, from the coding sequence ATGCCCGAATTGCCCGAAGTGGAAACCACTCGCCGCGGCATTGCCGCGCAAGTGATCGGTTGCCGTATCGTCCAGGTCTTGGTGCGCCAGAGCGCGTTGCGCTGGCCTGTGCCGGATCTCCCCCTGCACCTGGCGGAGCAGCGCATCGAGGCGATCGGCCGACGGGGCAAATACCTGCTGTTCACGTTTGCCGACGGTACGATGCTGATCCACTTGGGCATGTCGGGCAGCTTGCGTCTGGTGCCCGTCGGCACGCCTGCGATGACGCACGATCATGTGGAGTGGCAATTGGACAATGGCTGGACACTCCGTTTCAACGACCCACGCCGCTTCGGCGCGGTGCTATGGACTGATGCGCCGGTCGAGGAGCACCCGCTGATCCGCCATCTGGGTCCGGAGCCCCTGTCCGCAGCGTTCAACGCCGATTATCTTCGGGCGGTGACTCGCGATCGCAGCGCCGCCATCAAAACGGTGCTGATGGATTCCCGTGTGGTCGTGGGGGTGGGCAACATCTATGCGAACGAAGCGCTGTTTCGTGCCGGCATTCATCCCGCCCGCGCGGCGCGGCGCATCGGATGGATACGCCAGCAGCATCTGGTCGGCTCGATTCGTCACGTCCTTGCGGAGGCGATCGCGGCGGGTGGGACCACACTCCGTGATTTCGTGGGTAGCGACGGTCGCCCGGGGTATTTTGCCCAGCAACTGAGTGTTTACGGCCGCGTTCAAGCGCCATGCCGCCAGTGCGCCACGCCGATCCGGCAGTTCCGTCAGGCACAGCGTTCCAGCTACTTCTGCCCCCGTTGTCAGCGATAA
- the rpsF gene encoding 30S ribosomal protein S6, with translation MRHYEIVFLVHPDQSDQVPAMCERYRSVIEADGGHIHRLEDWGRRQLAYPIEKIYKAHYVLMNVECSQSALGEIKSAFRFNDAVLRNLIMSRPGPDTAPSPLLKSRDEERSEEGRSRSAQRETAVADEDDEDGDAEDSND, from the coding sequence ATGCGTCACTACGAAATCGTGTTTTTGGTGCACCCCGACCAGAGCGATCAGGTTCCCGCCATGTGCGAGCGGTATCGCTCGGTGATCGAAGCCGATGGCGGCCATATCCATCGTCTGGAAGACTGGGGACGTCGCCAGCTGGCCTATCCCATCGAAAAAATCTACAAGGCCCATTACGTGCTGATGAACGTCGAGTGCAGCCAGAGCGCACTGGGCGAGATCAAGAGCGCATTCCGCTTCAACGACGCGGTGCTGCGCAACCTGATCATGAGCCGTCCCGGTCCGGATACCGCCCCTTCGCCGCTGCTCAAGTCTCGCGATGAAGAGCGCAGCGAGGAAGGTCGTTCCCGTTCGGCCCAGCGTGAAACCGCAGTGGCCGACGAGGACGACGAGGACGGGGATGCCGAGGACAGCAACGACTGA